From the Elusimicrobia bacterium HGW-Elusimicrobia-1 genome, one window contains:
- a CDS encoding flavin reductase, translated as MHKEIPKEEFYRLINHGPCVIISSGDDKKANIAPVAWKMPLNDDPPLVAVALSEDGYTAELISATGTFVVNVPDSDLLASLLGAGKVSGRDTDKIKRFGARMANGEKIKTPHLADAVGWIECETRDKRIYEGVALFTAKVLYAAVDDGAYDGYLDPSKRPTVHHLGGGWFAQATKRIKL; from the coding sequence ATGCACAAAGAAATTCCCAAAGAAGAATTTTACCGCCTCATCAACCACGGCCCCTGCGTCATAATATCGTCGGGCGATGACAAAAAAGCCAATATCGCTCCGGTGGCCTGGAAAATGCCGCTTAACGACGACCCGCCTCTTGTCGCCGTGGCCTTGTCCGAAGACGGATATACCGCCGAATTAATTTCGGCGACCGGAACATTTGTCGTCAACGTTCCGGATTCGGATTTGCTTGCCTCTCTTCTGGGCGCGGGCAAGGTGTCGGGCCGCGATACCGATAAAATAAAGCGGTTCGGCGCGCGAATGGCCAATGGGGAAAAAATAAAAACGCCCCATCTCGCCGACGCCGTCGGATGGATTGAGTGCGAGACACGCGACAAAAGGATTTACGAAGGAGTGGCGCTTTTTACGGCGAAGGTCTTATACGCCGCCGTCGACGACGGGGCATACGACGGCTATCTGGATCCCTCGAAGCGTCCGACGGTTCACCACTTGGGCGGCGGATGGTTCGCGCAGGCGACAAAAAGAATAAAGCTTTAA
- a CDS encoding glycosyl transferase family 2: protein MNISVIIPAFNEEKRLGPTIERMLAYLAADGGDFEILVVDDGSADGTAAVAESFAARGKVRLIRSDVNRGKGFSVKRGVEEARMEFILFSDADLSTPIEELSKLKSSLDGADADMAAGSRAATGADVALHQPFYREMMGKVFNKIARTLTFGRIKDSQCGFKLFRKNAAKKLFALSRIDGFAFDAEIIFLAQKKGFGVVEVPVRWINNPNTRVSAVRDSVKMLVELVRIRINYMLGRYD, encoded by the coding sequence ATGAACATCTCCGTAATAATACCCGCGTTTAACGAAGAAAAACGTCTCGGACCGACGATAGAGCGGATGCTCGCCTATCTTGCCGCCGACGGCGGCGACTTTGAAATTCTGGTTGTGGACGACGGCTCCGCCGACGGCACCGCCGCCGTGGCCGAAAGTTTCGCCGCGCGCGGGAAAGTGCGTCTCATAAGAAGTGACGTAAACCGAGGCAAGGGCTTTTCCGTAAAGCGCGGAGTCGAGGAAGCGCGGATGGAGTTTATACTTTTTTCCGACGCCGACCTTTCCACTCCCATAGAGGAATTATCCAAACTTAAATCATCGCTCGACGGCGCGGACGCCGATATGGCCGCCGGTTCGCGCGCCGCGACGGGAGCCGACGTGGCGCTGCATCAGCCCTTTTACAGAGAGATGATGGGAAAGGTCTTTAATAAAATAGCCAGAACGCTGACGTTCGGAAGGATAAAGGACTCTCAGTGCGGCTTCAAACTTTTTCGCAAAAATGCCGCCAAAAAACTTTTCGCGCTCTCTCGCATCGACGGTTTCGCCTTCGACGCGGAAATAATATTTCTGGCGCAGAAAAAGGGCTTCGGCGTAGTCGAGGTCCCGGTAAGATGGATAAACAATCCCAACACGCGGGTGAGCGCCGTGAGGGATTCCGTCAAAATGCTTGTCGAACTCGTAAGAATCAGGATTAATTATATGCTGGGCAGGTACGACTGA